In Roseomonas marmotae, a single window of DNA contains:
- a CDS encoding alpha-hydroxy acid oxidase gives MIPPDIAAVADYEPHARRRMGENAWAYVAGGAADELTLAENRAAFARLRLKQRVLTDMAGAGTRLSLFGQDYAHPVLVAPSAFHRLLHPEGELATATGASALQAGMVVSAQASLPLEAIVARASPPPWFQLYIQPDRAFTQALVRRAEAAGCTALVVTVDAPISLRNREQRAGFRLPAGVEAVNLRGAVPPPPAPPGEASEVFGSVQRGAPLWADIEALRRQTRLPLLLKGIMTPEDALRGLEAGADGLVVSNHGGRVLDGQPATIEVLEEVAEAVAGRVPLLLDGGIRRGTDVLKALALGASAVMVGRPVLHGLAVGGATGVAHVLKLLRTELEVAMVQTGCPSLSAITPDILWRPRGGR, from the coding sequence ATGATCCCCCCCGATATCGCCGCCGTCGCGGATTACGAACCGCATGCCCGCCGCCGCATGGGTGAGAATGCCTGGGCCTATGTCGCCGGCGGCGCGGCCGATGAGTTGACCCTGGCCGAGAACCGCGCCGCATTCGCCCGGCTGCGGCTGAAGCAGCGCGTGCTGACGGATATGGCGGGGGCCGGGACCCGGCTCTCGCTCTTCGGGCAGGATTACGCGCATCCCGTGCTGGTGGCGCCCAGCGCCTTCCACCGCCTGCTGCACCCGGAAGGGGAACTGGCCACGGCCACCGGCGCCAGCGCCTTGCAGGCGGGCATGGTCGTCAGCGCCCAGGCCAGCCTGCCGTTGGAAGCCATCGTCGCCCGCGCCAGTCCGCCCCCATGGTTCCAGCTCTATATCCAGCCCGACCGCGCCTTCACCCAGGCCCTGGTGCGCCGGGCGGAGGCGGCGGGCTGCACGGCGCTGGTCGTCACCGTCGATGCGCCCATCAGCCTCCGCAACCGGGAACAGCGCGCCGGCTTCCGCCTGCCGGCGGGGGTGGAGGCCGTCAACCTGCGCGGCGCCGTCCCGCCGCCGCCCGCGCCACCGGGCGAGGCGAGCGAGGTTTTCGGCAGCGTGCAGCGCGGTGCGCCCCTCTGGGCGGATATCGAGGCGCTGCGCCGGCAGACCCGGCTGCCTCTGCTGCTGAAGGGCATCATGACCCCCGAAGATGCGCTTCGCGGGCTGGAGGCCGGGGCGGATGGGCTGGTCGTCTCCAACCATGGCGGCCGGGTGCTGGACGGGCAGCCCGCCACCATCGAGGTGCTGGAGGAAGTGGCGGAGGCCGTGGCCGGGCGGGTGCCCCTGCTGCTGGATGGCGGCATCCGGCGTGGCACCGATGTGCTGAAGGCGCTGGCGCTGGGTGCCTCGGCGGTCATGGTCGGGCGGCCGGTGCTGCATGGGCTGGCGGTGGGCGGCGCGACGGGCGTCGCCCATGTGCTGAAGCTGCTGCGGACGGAGCTGGAGGTGGCCATGGTGCAGACCGGCTGCCCCAGCCTTTCCGCGATCACCCCCGACATCCTCTGGCGCCCGCGCGGCGGTCGCTGA
- a CDS encoding antibiotic biosynthesis monooxygenase family protein, producing MTFIAMNRFRVARGSEAEFEQVWARRDSRLREVPGFVSFDLLRGPEAEDHVLYASHTIWRSKADFEAWTRSDAFRAAHRGAGERKPLYIGPPQFEGFEAVQSLRPE from the coding sequence ATGACCTTCATCGCCATGAACCGCTTCCGTGTCGCCAGGGGCTCCGAGGCGGAATTCGAGCAGGTCTGGGCCAGGCGGGATTCGCGGCTGCGGGAGGTGCCGGGCTTCGTCTCCTTCGATCTGTTGCGAGGCCCGGAAGCGGAGGACCATGTGCTCTACGCCTCCCACACCATCTGGCGCTCCAAGGCCGATTTCGAGGCCTGGACCCGGTCGGATGCCTTCCGCGCGGCGCATCGCGGCGCCGGGGAGCGTAAGCCCCTCTATATCGGCCCGCCGCAATTCGAGGGCTTCGAGGCCGTGCAGAGCCTGCGGCCGGAGTAG
- a CDS encoding NADP-dependent oxidoreductase — MSEITSRQIRLAARPEGRPGPEHFRLEEAAVLPPGEGEVLLQTLYLSLDPYMRGRMSAARSYAQPTELGAVMEGGTVSRVLESRDPRFAPGDIVLSYSGWQSHAVARGDSLRKLDPAVAPVSTALGVLGMPGFTAWSGLLLLGQPKAGETVVVAAATGPVGSAVGQIARIKGARAVGIAGGPKKCAALLEEFGFDAAIDHRAPDFPEQLRAACPRGIDVYFENVGGPVWDAVFPLLNEFARVPVCGLVSQYNVASTGGPDRLPGLMREVLSRSLTIRGFIQREFAAHRPEFLEEMAGWVAEGKVRYREDVVRGLEQAPEAFAGLLEGRNFGKLLVQVAE, encoded by the coding sequence ATGTCAGAGATCACCAGCCGCCAGATCCGCCTCGCCGCACGCCCGGAAGGCCGCCCCGGCCCCGAGCATTTCCGTCTGGAGGAGGCGGCCGTGCTGCCGCCCGGCGAGGGTGAGGTGCTGCTGCAGACGCTCTATCTCTCGCTCGACCCCTATATGCGGGGGCGGATGAGCGCCGCGCGCTCCTATGCCCAGCCTACCGAACTGGGGGCGGTGATGGAGGGCGGGACCGTCAGCCGTGTGCTGGAATCACGCGATCCCCGCTTCGCGCCGGGAGACATCGTCCTGTCTTATTCCGGCTGGCAGAGCCATGCGGTCGCCCGGGGCGACAGCCTGCGGAAGCTGGACCCGGCCGTGGCGCCCGTCAGCACGGCGCTGGGCGTGCTGGGCATGCCGGGCTTCACCGCCTGGTCGGGATTGCTGCTGCTGGGCCAGCCCAAGGCGGGCGAGACGGTGGTGGTGGCGGCGGCCACCGGCCCCGTCGGCTCGGCCGTCGGGCAGATCGCGCGCATCAAGGGTGCGCGGGCCGTGGGCATCGCGGGGGGGCCGAAGAAATGCGCGGCGCTGCTGGAGGAATTCGGCTTCGACGCGGCCATCGACCACCGGGCGCCGGACTTCCCAGAGCAGCTGCGCGCCGCCTGCCCCAGAGGCATCGATGTCTATTTCGAGAATGTCGGTGGACCCGTCTGGGACGCGGTGTTCCCCCTGCTGAATGAATTCGCCCGCGTGCCGGTCTGCGGCCTGGTCTCGCAATACAATGTAGCCAGCACCGGCGGGCCCGACCGCCTGCCCGGGCTGATGCGGGAGGTGCTCTCCCGCAGCCTGACCATCCGTGGCTTCATCCAGCGGGAATTCGCGGCCCATCGGCCGGAGTTCCTGGAGGAAATGGCGGGCTGGGTGGCGGAAGGGAAGGTTCGCTATCGCGAGGACGTCGTGCGGGGGCTGGAACAGGCGCCGGAGGCCTTCGCCGGGCTGCTGGAGGGCCGCAACTTCGGCAAGCTGCTGGTGCAGGTGGCGGAATAG
- a CDS encoding M20 aminoacylase family protein, which yields MTRHDILEKIRQFEPELVAIRRDIHKHPETRFEEVRTAGLVASKLREWGLQVEEGIGKTGVVGTLQGRRPGQRAIGLRADMDALFIQEENDFEHASSVPGKMHACGHDGHTTMLLGAARYLAENPDFAGTVHFIFQPAEEAGTGAPAMIADGLFDRFPVDAVYGMHNTPGMPVGHFATRPGPILAGADFWGVTFTGTGGHGGAAPHLATDATVVLGHFLLAVQTILPRNLKPTEPAALSVGHVSGGTFGSPNVMPARVVVRGTARYFRPEAQAVIRQRLEELAKTLAAAHGCEAELTYEALCPPTVNAPEKVPVANAAAVALVGETNLGEYPMSTGGEDFAFMLQQKPGVFMRIGNGVNADGSFHNVHTPKYDFNDEILGLGAAYWASLVQQELSLEDR from the coding sequence ATGACGCGGCACGACATCCTCGAGAAAATCCGGCAGTTCGAGCCGGAACTCGTGGCGATCCGGCGTGATATTCACAAGCATCCGGAGACCCGCTTCGAGGAAGTGCGGACCGCCGGCCTCGTCGCCAGCAAGCTGCGCGAATGGGGCTTGCAGGTGGAAGAGGGGATCGGCAAGACCGGCGTCGTCGGCACCCTGCAGGGCCGCCGTCCCGGTCAGCGCGCCATCGGGCTGCGCGCCGACATGGACGCGCTCTTCATCCAGGAAGAGAACGACTTTGAGCACGCCTCCTCCGTGCCCGGGAAGATGCATGCCTGCGGCCATGACGGGCACACCACCATGCTGCTCGGTGCCGCCAGATACCTGGCCGAGAACCCGGACTTCGCGGGCACCGTGCACTTCATCTTCCAGCCGGCGGAGGAAGCCGGCACCGGCGCGCCGGCCATGATCGCCGACGGGCTGTTCGACCGCTTCCCGGTCGATGCTGTCTACGGCATGCACAACACGCCGGGCATGCCCGTCGGCCATTTCGCCACGCGTCCCGGCCCGATCCTGGCAGGCGCCGATTTCTGGGGTGTCACCTTCACCGGCACCGGCGGCCACGGCGGCGCCGCCCCGCATCTGGCGACGGATGCGACGGTCGTGTTGGGCCATTTCCTGCTGGCGGTGCAGACCATCCTGCCGCGCAACCTGAAGCCCACGGAACCCGCCGCCCTCTCGGTCGGCCATGTCTCCGGCGGCACCTTCGGCTCCCCGAATGTGATGCCGGCGCGGGTCGTGGTGCGGGGCACCGCGCGTTACTTCCGACCGGAGGCGCAGGCGGTGATCCGCCAGCGGCTGGAGGAGCTCGCCAAGACCCTGGCCGCCGCCCATGGCTGCGAGGCCGAGCTGACCTATGAGGCGCTCTGCCCGCCGACGGTGAATGCGCCGGAGAAGGTGCCGGTCGCCAATGCCGCGGCCGTCGCGCTGGTGGGCGAGACCAATCTGGGCGAGTATCCGATGAGCACGGGCGGCGAGGATTTCGCCTTCATGCTGCAGCAGAAGCCCGGTGTTTTCATGCGGATCGGCAATGGCGTGAATGCCGACGGCAGCTTCCACAACGTGCATACGCCGAAATACGATTTCAATGACGAGATCCTGGGCCTGGGCGCCGCCTATTGGGCGAGCCTGGTGCAGCAGGAACTCAGCCTCGAAGACCGGTGA
- a CDS encoding ABC transporter substrate-binding protein: MNSTLRAALLGCALLTPLAAGAEPLSMAVSAPPASIDPHYYTLTPSIQVSAHMFEALTVRDPNARVQPALAESWRLVDDTTWEFKLRPGVKFHNGADFTAEDVAYTLKRVPTVQSPSSFAVYIRAITDVQVVDPLTIRLKTANPYPLLPNDLAQIYIVSRSIGDDVPSSDFNSGKATIGTGPFRFTSYDPNNRVEMTRNDAYWGTKPAWDSVNYRIITNSGARVAALLSGDVAMIDNVPTADVARLRKDNRIAISEGTSLRLIFLGLDVFRDSETPDVRGPNGEALPKNPLQDKRVREALSIAINRPAITQRIMEDVAVPTGQFMPPGAFGYNPDIPVPKFDADRARKLLAEAGYPNGLTITLRGPNDRYINDAQILQVVAQMWARIGIKTQVEASPLATLIGRLNRLDASVYLLGWSNSTGEPSTSLRAVMGTRAPQGGSLGLSNYGRYSNPRMDAIAEEAMRTLDNGAREKLMQQAMKIAMDDVAIIPLHIQKSVWATRSGLSYTPRLDEQTLATGVLQAK; the protein is encoded by the coding sequence ATGAACTCCACCCTTCGCGCCGCCCTGCTGGGCTGTGCCCTGCTCACCCCGCTGGCCGCTGGCGCGGAACCGCTGTCGATGGCCGTCAGCGCCCCGCCGGCGAGCATCGATCCGCATTACTACACGCTGACGCCGAGCATCCAGGTCTCCGCGCATATGTTCGAGGCGCTGACCGTGCGCGACCCGAATGCGCGGGTGCAGCCGGCCCTGGCGGAATCCTGGCGGCTGGTCGATGACACGACCTGGGAATTCAAGCTCCGTCCGGGCGTGAAGTTCCACAACGGCGCCGACTTCACCGCCGAGGACGTGGCCTATACCCTGAAGCGTGTGCCGACGGTGCAGAGCCCGAGCTCCTTCGCCGTCTATATCCGCGCCATCACGGATGTACAGGTGGTGGACCCCCTGACCATCCGCCTGAAGACGGCGAACCCCTACCCGCTGCTGCCGAACGATCTTGCGCAGATCTACATCGTCTCCCGCAGCATCGGCGACGATGTGCCGTCCTCCGACTTCAACTCGGGCAAGGCGACCATCGGCACGGGGCCCTTCCGTTTCACCTCCTATGACCCGAACAACCGGGTGGAGATGACGCGGAACGATGCCTACTGGGGCACGAAGCCGGCCTGGGACAGCGTCAACTACCGCATCATCACCAATTCCGGTGCGCGCGTCGCGGCGCTGCTCTCCGGTGACGTGGCGATGATCGACAATGTGCCGACCGCCGATGTCGCCCGCCTGCGCAAGGACAACCGCATCGCCATCTCGGAAGGCACCAGCCTGCGGCTGATCTTCCTGGGCCTCGACGTCTTCCGCGACAGCGAGACGCCGGACGTACGCGGCCCGAACGGCGAGGCGCTGCCCAAGAACCCGCTGCAGGACAAGCGGGTGCGCGAGGCGCTGTCGATCGCCATCAACCGCCCGGCCATCACGCAGCGAATCATGGAGGATGTCGCGGTGCCGACGGGGCAGTTCATGCCGCCGGGCGCCTTCGGCTACAACCCTGACATTCCCGTGCCGAAGTTCGATGCCGACCGCGCCAGGAAGCTGCTGGCCGAGGCGGGGTATCCGAATGGCCTGACCATCACGCTGCGCGGCCCGAACGACCGCTACATCAACGACGCGCAGATCCTGCAGGTCGTGGCGCAGATGTGGGCGCGCATCGGCATCAAGACGCAGGTCGAGGCATCACCGCTGGCGACCCTGATCGGCCGCCTGAACCGCCTCGATGCCTCCGTCTATCTTCTGGGCTGGAGCAACAGCACGGGCGAGCCTTCCACCTCGCTCCGCGCCGTGATGGGCACCCGTGCCCCCCAGGGCGGCAGCCTCGGCCTCTCCAATTACGGCCGCTATTCCAACCCGCGCATGGATGCGATAGCGGAAGAGGCGATGCGGACGCTGGACAACGGCGCGCGGGAGAAGCTGATGCAGCAGGCGATGAAGATCGCCATGGATGATGTCGCCATCATCCCGCTGCACATCCAGAAGAGCGTTTGGGCCACCCGCAGCGGGCTGAGCTACACGCCGCGGCTGGATGAGCAGACCCTGGCCACGGGCGTTCTCCAGGCGAAGTGA
- a CDS encoding nitrile hydratase accessory protein, giving the protein MPGSRILNRSDPVPGDLPGLDTAPDGPVFREPWEAQAFAMAVALHGEGCFGWNEWATALGREIARPGGEGLPYYQHWLAALERLVAEKGILDAEQLLRRREEWREAAEATPHGEPILLR; this is encoded by the coding sequence ATGCCTGGGAGTCGTATCTTGAACCGCTCTGACCCCGTTCCCGGAGATCTTCCCGGCCTGGATACGGCGCCGGATGGCCCCGTCTTCCGCGAGCCCTGGGAGGCGCAGGCCTTCGCCATGGCCGTGGCGCTGCATGGCGAAGGCTGCTTCGGCTGGAACGAATGGGCCACGGCCCTGGGGCGCGAGATCGCGCGGCCGGGCGGGGAGGGTCTGCCCTACTACCAGCACTGGCTGGCGGCGCTGGAGCGGCTGGTGGCGGAGAAGGGTATCCTCGACGCCGAGCAACTGCTGCGGCGGCGTGAGGAATGGCGCGAGGCGGCCGAAGCCACCCCGCATGGCGAGCCGATTCTACTTCGCTGA
- the nthB gene encoding nitrile hydratase subunit beta, translated as MNGPQDLGGAMGFGPVVPEPEDEIFHAQWEKTALALTLAAGALGRWNIDTSRHARESIPPARYLSFSYYQIWLTALEQLLRQAGLVTEAELREGRSLEPPRPVTPLKAADVGAVLARGTPYDRPAQAPARFVPGQPVRTINEHPPGHTRLPRYARDKQGVVERVHGVFVFPDSHAHGQGEAPQWLYTIRFEGREIWGQSADLGITLSVDAWESYLEPL; from the coding sequence ATGAACGGGCCACAGGATCTGGGCGGCGCCATGGGCTTCGGCCCCGTGGTGCCGGAACCGGAAGACGAGATCTTCCACGCCCAATGGGAGAAGACCGCCCTGGCGCTGACCCTGGCCGCCGGCGCGCTGGGCCGCTGGAACATCGATACCAGCCGCCATGCGCGGGAATCCATCCCGCCCGCGCGGTATCTTTCCTTCAGCTACTATCAGATCTGGCTGACGGCACTGGAGCAGCTGCTGCGGCAGGCGGGGCTGGTGACGGAGGCTGAGCTGCGCGAGGGCCGCAGCCTTGAGCCCCCGCGGCCTGTCACACCCCTGAAGGCCGCCGATGTCGGCGCCGTGCTGGCCCGCGGCACGCCATACGACCGCCCCGCCCAGGCCCCCGCCCGCTTCGTGCCCGGCCAGCCGGTGCGGACCATCAACGAGCATCCGCCCGGGCATACCCGCCTGCCGCGCTACGCCCGCGACAAGCAGGGCGTGGTGGAACGCGTGCACGGCGTCTTCGTCTTCCCCGACAGCCACGCGCACGGGCAGGGGGAGGCGCCGCAGTGGCTCTACACCATCCGCTTCGAAGGGCGGGAGATCTGGGGCCAGAGTGCGGACCTCGGGATCACCCTCTCCGTCGATGCCTGGGAGTCGTATCTTGAACCGCTCTGA
- the nthA gene encoding nitrile hydratase subunit alpha codes for MPHDHHGHDHDHDHGGTLSEMDLRVRALQSLLVEKGYVDPAALDELVETYETRIGPRNGARVVAKAWADPEFRGWLGRDATAAVHSLGFTGRQGEHMVAVENTAEEHNLVVCTLCSCYPWPVLGLPPTWYKSPAYRSRAVMDPRGVLRDFGVELPEATRIRIWDSTAEIRYLVIPRRPEGTEGWDEARLATLVTRDSMIGTGLARPAA; via the coding sequence ATGCCGCACGACCATCATGGCCATGATCATGACCACGATCATGGCGGCACCCTGTCCGAGATGGACCTCCGTGTCCGGGCCTTGCAGTCGTTGCTGGTCGAGAAGGGCTATGTGGACCCGGCCGCGCTGGACGAGCTGGTCGAGACCTACGAGACCCGGATCGGCCCCCGCAATGGCGCCCGCGTGGTGGCCAAGGCCTGGGCCGACCCGGAGTTCCGCGGCTGGCTGGGGCGGGACGCCACGGCCGCCGTCCACTCCCTCGGCTTCACCGGCCGGCAGGGCGAGCACATGGTGGCGGTGGAGAATACGGCGGAGGAGCACAACCTCGTCGTCTGCACCCTCTGCTCCTGCTACCCATGGCCGGTGCTGGGGCTGCCGCCGACCTGGTACAAATCCCCCGCCTATCGCTCCCGCGCCGTGATGGACCCGCGCGGCGTGCTGCGCGATTTCGGGGTGGAACTGCCCGAGGCGACGCGCATCCGCATCTGGGATTCCACGGCCGAGATCCGCTACCTCGTCATCCCCCGCCGCCCCGAGGGCACGGAGGGCTGGGACGAGGCGCGCCTGGCCACGCTGGTGACACGGGATTCCATGATCGGCACCGGCCTGGCCCGGCCCGCCGCATGA
- a CDS encoding DUF3126 family protein, with protein MTPTDIARVQTYLRRLLGSDRIRIVPPARKGLSVEVAVEDEVIGTVHQDHDEGETSYSVHLTILEEDLPPPPRDPAKRATR; from the coding sequence ATGACCCCAACCGATATCGCACGCGTGCAGACCTATCTCCGCCGCCTGCTCGGCTCCGACCGCATCCGCATCGTGCCGCCGGCGCGCAAGGGACTGTCGGTGGAAGTGGCGGTCGAGGATGAGGTGATCGGCACCGTGCATCAGGATCATGACGAGGGCGAGACTTCCTATTCCGTCCATCTCACCATCCTGGAAGAAGACCTGCCGCCCCCGCCGCGCGACCCGGCGAAGCGCGCCACGCGCTGA
- a CDS encoding response regulator, whose product MIATQPDDPIRPTILVVEDEPIVRMVTVAMLEEMGFRATEAANAAAVLARVDPGEGALKAVLLDINIPGARGRDMVDEIRARRPGLPVLIASGADTEELRERFDRHGHIDFLPKPYANAELRQALNRLGL is encoded by the coding sequence ATGATTGCCACCCAGCCAGATGATCCCATACGCCCGACTATCCTGGTGGTGGAGGATGAGCCCATCGTGCGGATGGTGACCGTGGCGATGCTGGAAGAGATGGGTTTCCGCGCGACAGAGGCCGCCAACGCGGCCGCCGTGCTGGCGCGGGTCGACCCCGGCGAGGGCGCGCTGAAGGCCGTCCTGCTCGACATCAATATCCCGGGCGCCCGGGGGCGCGACATGGTGGATGAGATCCGCGCCCGGCGTCCCGGCCTGCCTGTGCTGATCGCCAGCGGCGCGGATACCGAGGAACTGCGCGAGCGCTTCGACCGGCATGGCCATATCGACTTCCTCCCCAAGCCTTACGCCAATGCCGAGCTGCGCCAGGCGCTGAACCGTCTGGGTCTCTGA
- a CDS encoding DUF7168 domain-containing protein → MPVSQDTELARVKARIRALAERTVSNGCTEAEAMAAAGMVGRLLERYALTMEEIDLREARCVQVEIPLPGRQRRPIDGCVPAIARLCDCKVWLARDGGIPRYVFFGFETDTGLAAYLYQVVSRAMAVELEGFRAAHPALRGPRLRQASTSFQQGMAARLAERLEAMHAAREADVAARRQAGTALILVKHRVVEDAFRETGTRLVSGGRRSLREDAAFRHGEVAGERVNLNRPVAGGGGGLLE, encoded by the coding sequence ATGCCCGTTTCCCAAGACACCGAACTGGCGCGCGTCAAGGCGCGCATCCGTGCGCTGGCCGAACGCACCGTCTCCAATGGCTGCACGGAAGCCGAGGCCATGGCGGCGGCCGGGATGGTCGGCCGCCTGCTGGAACGATACGCGCTGACGATGGAGGAGATCGACCTTCGGGAGGCGCGCTGCGTTCAGGTGGAGATCCCCCTGCCCGGCCGGCAGCGCCGCCCGATCGATGGCTGCGTGCCGGCCATCGCACGCCTCTGCGACTGCAAGGTGTGGCTGGCGCGGGATGGGGGCATCCCGCGCTATGTCTTCTTTGGGTTCGAGACGGATACGGGTCTGGCGGCCTATCTCTACCAGGTCGTCAGCCGCGCCATGGCGGTGGAGCTGGAAGGCTTCCGCGCCGCCCATCCCGCGCTGCGGGGCCCGCGGCTGCGCCAGGCCTCGACCAGCTTCCAGCAGGGCATGGCCGCGCGCCTGGCGGAACGGCTGGAGGCCATGCATGCGGCACGGGAGGCGGATGTGGCGGCGCGGCGCCAGGCGGGCACTGCGCTGATCCTGGTGAAGCACCGGGTGGTGGAAGATGCCTTCCGGGAGACGGGCACGCGGCTCGTCTCCGGCGGCCGCCGCAGCCTGCGGGAGGATGCCGCCTTCCGTCATGGCGAGGTGGCGGGCGAGAGGGTGAACCTGAACCGCCCGGTGGCAGGCGGAGGCGGCGGGTTGCTGGAATGA